The genomic DNA TCGTGGCCATCCTCCTCACCACGGCGCTCGGCACGGCGGCGATCGCGCCCTTCATCGTGAAGGGCCTGGTCGCGATCGCGGCCGGAGGGGCCCTCCTCGCCGTCAGCGCGGTGCTGCTCCTGCTCCTTGTCCGTCCTTCCTCCAGCGAAGCGGTGAAAGAGGCAGCATGAGACAGCGACTCCACCTGACCGCGCTGCTCGTCGACGAGTACGACAAGGGCATCGCGTTCTTCGTTGGCGTGCTCGGCTTCGACCTGGTCGAGGACACGGTCTTGTCCGACGACAAGCGCTGGGTGGGCGAGGACGGGATTGACTCGGCCGCTCAGGACACGCCCGACTCCGCGATGGCGGCGCGAATCTCGTTCGCCACCACCTCCACGTGCGGCTCGGTCAGCAATGACACATGGTTGCCCGGAACCACGCGCAGGCGCAGCGGCTGGGTCGAGACGTCCTCCCAGCCCTCGGTGAGCGTCTCGCAGAACTTGCTGTCCCGGCCGCGCAGGAAGGTGAGCGGGCCCTGGAAGCGCTCGGCCGGCTTGTAGTCGCCGTAGCTGACCGCTCGGAACACCGCCAGGACGCGCTCGATGCGCTCGTCGGGCTCGTCCGGGGGGTACACGCCGTGACTCCGGGCGAGGTGCATGAAGCGCTCGAGCTGTTGCCGAGGCTCGAGGGCGCGCAGGTCGTCGCTTCGCAGCCCGAGTTCCTGACCGAACCAGTACCGGAAGTTCGCCGCGATGATGGCGTAGAACTCGGGGGGCTCGTCCATGAAGGTCTCGTTCGGGATGCGGAGGCGGAAGAACTCGGGCGACCAGGCGTCGCACGCGACGAGCATGGCCACGTGTTCCCCCCGGCGCCGCAGCTGCAGTGCCATCTCCAGCGCCACCATGCTGCCCGCGCAATGTCCGCCCAGGAGGTAGGGGCCGCGTGGCTGCACGGTTCGCAGGGACTCGAGGTGGTCGGCCGCCATGTCCTCGATGCGATGGAACGGGGGCGGCGCGCCACAGAGTCCCCGGCTCTGAAGGCCGTACAAGGGTTGATCCGGCCCCATCCGGCGCGCGAGCGCGTGATAGTTGAACATGGAGCCCTCTCCACCCGGCAGGAAGAAGAGGGGGCGCTTCGCGCCGTGCGGCTGGAGCGGGACGATGGACTCCTCGTTGAGCTTCCGCGAGCGGGCGCGCAGGCGGCAACCGATGCGCTCGATCGTCGGCTCCTCGAGGAACGCCTCCAGCGTGAGCGGGACATCGAACCGGTGGGAGATCGCGGCACGGACGCTCTCCGCCGTGCCCCGGTCTCCCCCGAGCGCGAAGAAGTCATCCTTCGCGCCGAAGTCGTTCCGGCGCAGGATGCCCGACCAGAGTTCCCAGAGCCGCAGCTCGTAGAAGTCCCGGGGGGGCACGAAAGGGGGGGACATGACGTTCCTCATTCGCGTGAAACCAGACGCATGGCCTCGGAACGAGGGACAGGCGGTGGGCAAGGGGGATGCGGTTGGACCGCGAGTTCCTGGTCGCGCACCTGGCGCTTGACTTGGAGGGGCAGTACGCCGGCGACCGCCTCCCGCGCGAGCACGCTCGCGATGAGATGCGCGACGCGCGACCAGTCACAGTACCCGTGGATTGCCGCCCGTTGACGCAGCTGGACGGTGGGATCCACCGCCCGGCGCAGCGTGCTCAGCGCCCGTTCCAGTCCGGCGCCGAGCGTGTCGACGAGGATCGGCAGCGGGGACTCCCGGTGCGTGGAGCATTGGGTGGCATACAGCCGCTCCAGTTGGAACGCGTAGACCGCGCGCTCCATGGCCACCTCCGCGGTGACCGCGTCCACGGCGCCCTCCGGCCCCACCAGGGGATCGGGCGACATGAGCAGCGGCGGGATGCCGTTCGCCAGCGCGGTGCCGATGCTGCTCAGACCGGGACGGCAGACGAAGGTCGCCCGCGGCTTGGCTCCCAGGGCCCGGAGGAACGTGCTCCAATGCTCGTCGATCCAGCCGAGCGGCGTCACGTTCGTGCGCCGCGTGTGCTCGAGTTCGTGCGCCAGCCACGCGCGATCCTCCGCGTTGCCACCCGCGAACAAGAAGTGGGCGTCCTCCATCCGCGTCGCCAGCGCCAGCATCGCGCGCCAGTGCCGACGGCTGTACGTGGAGTAGCCATTGCCCTGCGACACCAGGACGACACCGCGCGGATCCTCCGGGGTGAAGAGGTGCTGGAGCGCCGGTGAGTGCTGGGCCAGGACGGCGCCGGCACGCGCCGCGGCTTCGTCTGGAGACAGCGCACTGGCCTGACCGAGTGGCGGAATGACCACGTAGGGCCGCGTGCCCGACTCCAAGGCGCTCCCGTCGCGCCAGTTGATGGCCTGGTACCAGATGGTGCCGCGCTCCGGCACGCTGTCCATGAGCTCCCGGCTCGCGGCCTCGAAGTCGACCGAGGGGTTGCGCCGAGGATCAATGCCACACGTGCGCAGCACGTCCTCGAGTTCGCGCCGCGAATGGATCGCCGGCGCGGACGCCTCCAGGAGCTCGGCCAGGCCCGGGGCCATCGGCGTCGGCCGGGCGGCCGGGCACGCCAGCCGCCGGAGCCACGCGAACTCCTCGAACGCGTAGCGCACGGCATGCAGGGGGACTTCCTTGTGCTGCGCATGTTCGGCGAGCTGGTGCAGGATCCAGGTCTCCGGCCGGCAATCGTTCACGAGGGCGGTCGCGCTCGCGCTGACCCGAGCGAGCTCGCGATTGTCCGCGAGCCACAAGAGGGCCGCCTCGCGGTTCAGGAGCGTCGGACGCGAGGGGTTGGCGACGTCGGCGGGGGTGATCGTCGCCGACTCCGCATCGCTGTAATGGAGCGGAACCACCTGGAGCCCCGTCGCCGAGCCCTCGGCCTTGCGGCGAGCGTACGCCGCGTCCTCCTGCCGCCGGATCGCGGCGGTGAAGGGCCGCGGCTCCGGGAGCCTGGCGAGGGCGCCGTGCACCGCCGGCACCCAGCCCGTCGTGTGCCCGAAGGCCTGCGCGACGTACAGCACGCCCGGGGCCGCCGATACCCGGTGGGCCATTACTCGGAACCGACCCTCCCCCTGGGGATCCGGCTCCGTGACATAGAGCGGGGCCCGGGCATCCCGCGCGGACGCGCCGTCGCGAGGAACGAGCAGGGCCCGCCGCGCCTCGCGGTCCGAGATCAGGAGACCCTCCGCGCCAGCGACCAGGGCGAACGCCGCCGTGCCCTCGGCCGGCGGTGCGTGCTCGATCGACAGCGGCTGTCCCGCGACGGTGATCCGGGGAGGCTCCCCGGACGCGAGGTACTTCACCTCGATGCGTCCGAACGAGATCTCGACGGCCTCCCCGCGAACCACCCAGGACGGCTCGTCCCGAGGGGGATACACGACCCTCGATTCGGCCCTCACCGGGAAACCTCGCGCGCGTAGGCATCCCGGTCGACCATGTCCTCGTAGGTCTCCGCGCGACGCACGAGCGTCTCGTGCCCCTGCTCCAACAGCACGATGCCTGGCTGGGGAAAGCAGAAGGAGTTCGAGAAGGAGACGAGATAGGCCCCCGCGTCCATGACCGCGAGCGTGTCTCCGAGCTGGAGCCGAGGCAGTTCGATCGCGGTGCGCAGGCGGTCCATCGGGCTGCAGGTGGGGCCGTCGAGGGTGTACGTCTCGCTCGAGGACTCGCCCCAGCGCTCGACATGGAAGATCTCGTGATACTCGCGGTGCAGGATGTGGGCGATGCTCTCGCCGGCATCCAGGATCGCGTGCGCGGGCACCGCTCCGGCCTCGTTGAGGCTGCTGACCCGGCACAGCAACATCTGGGTATTGCCGGTCAGCGCCCGTCCAGGCTCCAGCAGGAGGCGCGGCATGGGACGGCCGACGCGACGGAAGTGGTCCTCGACCTGACCGACCAGCAGCGCGAGGTAGTGCTCGATCGTCAACCTGCGTTGGACGCGCTCGTCGAGCGGGAGCGTCGAGCCGTCGAGAGGCAGCACCGTCGGGACCGCCAGGCTCCCGCCGAGGTCGAGCAGCTCCACGGCGAGGCCGAGCCGGGCGTGGAGCGTGTCACAGAACTCCAGCACTTCTCGAAGGAAGCCCTCCAGCGTCGCGGCGTCCTCGATGGCCACGCCCCGGTGCGCGTGCAGTCCGACGACCCGCAGCGAGGAATGAGAAAGCGCCTCCTCATAGGCCGCCAGCGCCTGCCCTCCGGCGATGGGGACACCGAACTTGCCCGACCAGCTGTCGGAGGTGGCCACGCGCAGACCCACCGTGGGCCGCTTGCCGAGTTGCGCGGCGGCTTGGGCGACGAGCGCGATCTCCTCGCGATGATTCAGGTTGGTGAGCAGGAGATCGTTCTGGACGATCGTGCGCGCCGCGCTGGGGGTCTTGCCTGGACCATTGTAGATGATCCGTCCGGGCGCGACGCCGAGCCGCAGGGCGAGCCAGAGCTCGTACGGAGAGACCACCTCGGCGCCCACGCCGAGCCCTGACAGTCTTTGGAGCACGGCTGGAACCGGATTGGTCTTGTAGGAATAGAAGACCTCGACCCCTGCCGGCACCTGCTGGAAGCGACGGACGTTCTCGTCGAGCCGGTGGGCGTCGACGACGAAGAGCGGGCTGCCCCAGCGGTCCGCCAGACCCGCGAGCGACGTGCCCCTCAGAGACAATTCGCCCTCGGCGCTTGTCAGGTCCCACCGCTCGGGATGAAGCGCTCGCGAAGCGCCAGCCGCCTGGGCCATGCGTCCTTCGGAAGTAGCGACGGAAGATGCGGACATGGTCATTGCCTCGGGGCGGGCGGGGTGAAGGGGAAGGGGAGCGCGGAGGTGAAACGCGAAGACAAAACAGGCTCCTTCGGGTACGGCGAGGAGTGGTGACCCGCCGCCAGTTAGCAAGGCCCGTGCCCGGTTCAACCGCCGGAAGGTTCTCGGCGGCGCCCGCGACGGAGCCCAGAGTGACACGCCAATGACGTGCCAATGACGCGTCAGTGACGTGACGAACTCAGGACACACCTGCTTCCGCGATGGCGGCGCGGATCTCATGGGCCACCGCCTCCGCATGCGGCTCGGTCAGCATCGACACATGGTTGCCCGGCACCCTGCGCAGACGCAGCGGCTGGGTCGAGACGTCCTCCCAGCCCTCGGTGAGCGTCTCGCAGAACTTGCTGTCGATCGCGCGCAGGAAGGTGAGCGGCCCCTGGAAGCGCTCCGCGGGCGCGTAGTCCGACTGCGAGCAGGCGCGAAAGACCGCCAGGATACGTTCGATGCGCTCGTCGGGCTCGTCGGGCGCATAGGCCCCGTGCGCCCTGGCCAGCCGCATGAAGTGCGCGATCCGCTGGCGCGGCTCGAGGGCCCGCAGCTCGTCGCTCTTGAGCTGCAGGTCCGCATTGAACCAGTGCCGGAAGCCCGCAGCGATGATGGCGTAGAACTCGACGAGATCGTCCAGGAAGGTCTCGTTCGACATGCGGAGGCGAACCAGCGCGGGCGACCAGGCGTCGCACACGGCGAGCACGGCCACCTGTTCTCCGCGGCGCTGGAGCTGCAGCGCCATCTCCAGCGCGACGCTTCCGCCAGCGCAATGGCCTCCCAGGAGATAGGGGCCACGTGGCTGCACGGTCCGCAGGGACTCGAGGTGGTCGGACGCCATGTCCTCGATCCGACTGAACGGTGGGCGATCGCCGTAGAGGCCCCGGCTCTGGAGCCCGTAGACGGGCTGATCCGGCGCCATCCGCCGCGCGAACGCGTAGGAGTTGAGGGTGGTCCCCTCGCCACCGGGCAGATAGAAGAAGGGACGCTTCGCGCCGTGCGGCTGGAGTTCAACGACGGGTTCCTCGTTGAGTCGCCGAGAGTGAGCGCGCAGGTGACAGCCGATGCGCTCGATCGTCGGCGCCTCGAGGAAGGTCTCCATGGACAGTGGCGTGTCGAACCGAGCCTCGATCTCCGCGCGCACGGCCTCCGCCGTGGCGCGGTCGCCACCGAGGGCGAAGAAGTCGTCCTTCATCCCGAAGTCATCCCGGTGCAGGTGGCTCGACCAGATCCGCAAGAGCCACAGCTCATAGACGTCTCGGGGAATCGCGGGTGTTTGGCGCAGGCTCTGTCTCATGCGTGCGCCGGTCAGCAAGGCCCGTGCCCATTCCAGGTTCCGGAGGAGCCTCGGACGCGCCCGCCACGAAACCCAGTCTGACGTGCCAATGACGCGTCACTGACGTGACAATGCTCCGTCAGGCCTCGGCCGAGTCTTCTGACGCGGGGAATCCTTGATGTCTAGGCGGAATGGGGGCCCTGTGGCTCGGCGGCGGGCGGGTGCAGGGATGAGTGAGGAGAAGGCAGGAGCCAGCAAGGTCGTGCGCGGCGCCGGTGGATGGGTGCGAGCGGACCCCATAGGCTCACCGCGAGCACGGTTGGACCCATGAACAACGGGCTCAAGGATTCGGTGTGTCGATGGACTTCACCAGGGAGCCCGTGAACTCGTACCGCCTGATGTGACGCTTGCCTACCACTTCACGAAACGGGAGATACGCCTCACGCGGGTGAACTGGCTGCCATCCGAGAAAAGCCCGATGGAAGAGGCGCTCGTTGAATCGAGATGCGGACCGACCCCTCCGTCGTAGATGTTGGCATCGCCATCGGATCCGAGACTGTAGCCCCAGCAGGCGGCGTAGTGTTGGGTGACGTAGCCATAATTCGTGGCGCAACTCCCACCGGGCCAAAGATCACCGTCGAAATCGGGGGCAGCCCAACCGCCCGCGAATTGCCCCCCGTAGATGTACGGGTTACCAGAGATGTACCGGGGAGAAATGAAGCGCATCGAGTAAGGGTCAATGCCGCTCGCTTCCGCCAAAAGGGCGACGACGCTCTTGCCTCTCAAATCCTCGATGACATCCAGGTACATCCGGCCATATGGATAGAGGCTCCCATCGTAGAAGAGCGTCTCGATGCGCGGGTGCCCGCGCCGTCCGAATCGTTCCCCATGCGGGATGTTCCAGAACTCCGTGGTGTTGACACCCAGGAGGCTGTTGTAGACGAGCGTCCAACCGCCGCCCTGGGTCTCCATGTCGCAGTAGGCCGTGCGGGGCGTGCTCCCCGCGGGTTGAATCCAGTAAGTCCCCGACAACGCCACGCCCGCGTTTTGAAGCGCCTGGCAATTCTCTCGTGCCGTCACGGGGGTCGTCCCGGGCGTGGCATTCTGGGCCAGGGCTGGCACTGCGGAACAGGACAGCAGGACACCGAACAGCAACGGTTTGGAAGCGTTCATCTTGTCTCCAGGATTCACCTGTTGCGAATCCCTCCACACTACGAGACCCATCTCTTTCACACCAGTTTCATGGCACATCCCCCTGTTCGGGTTCGGCGAAGAGAAAGCGAGTACCGCCACCGGACCGCACCCAGCACCGCCACGCCGTGCTTGCCACGTGAAGGCGGATGGACGTGGTGGTGCGAGCGGGGGCCACGGTGAAGGCCGTGATGGTGATACGCGGCAGTGTGACCGTGGAGAGCGGGGCGCGAGTGGAGGGGAATGTGGTCGCGCTCAAGGGAGATGTGCATGTCGCCGATGGAGCCATCCTCAAAGGCCGTGCATCCGCCCTGAGCGGGCGGGTTCACGCCGCCTCGGGTGCGAGGATCCTCGGCGAAAAGCCCGAGCTGTTCACCCGAGTCCATGAGGAGGACGTCCTGCGCGCCCTCTGGGGTCACATCCTCTCGGACAAAGACCCCGGCTATTGTGAGCCGCGCATCATCGGAGACTGACGAACTTCACCTCACGGCAGGATGGAGGTGGGCTCGGGATCCTCGGGCTTCACAGGCATGTAGCACTTGCCCTGGTGCTCGGCGGTCCCCCGAGGGCAGGGGGCGTTCCGAGTGTGCTGGACCCAGCAGCCGCCCCGGATCTCGACCTCGGTGCCCTCGAAACAGGGAGGTTTACGCTGTCCCTTGAAGGGCTTCTCCGGCATCGGATAGGCGATGGCGGGAGACTGGTCGCTCTTGCCAGTGAGGAAGGGCGTGGGCTCCGCTGGAAGGAATGGAACCTTCCCAGGGTTCGCGGGCCTCGCGTGGGTGGGCTCGGACGCTCCCGGCCAGAGCATCAGCGCGAGCCCCGCCATGAGCACGAGCCCCGCCCCAGCCAGGCCCCAGATCAACGTCCGGTGAGGTGGACCTGCGGGAGTCTTTCGCGAGAAGGGCATCTGGGCGCCCCCCCGCGCATCGAGACTGGCCAGGGCGCCCGATACGCGGATGGAACCCAGGGTGAGTTCGTGTGTGGTTAGCGCCGGAGCGTGGGACGAGGGCTCGGCATCCACGACGAGCACTCCGGGGTCCGGGAAATGGGTGGTTCGCAAGCTCCACGGCGTGGACAGACCCCAGTCCTCACCACTCGGCGGAATCACCGCCAGCGCGGGCTCTCCCGTCTCGAGGTGGTGAGCCTCATGAAGTCGGCATTCGTCCTCGGGGACGTCCGGGTAACGCTCGCCGATCCGATAGGGGCCGATGCACTGCCCCTTCCATTCCCTCATGTCGCTCATGTTCGTACCTCCGGCCTCCGCCGCTTCCTACTCCGGATGTCGGGAGGTTGTACAGACCCCAAAGGTCACAAAGAGGTCTCGCACCCGCACCAAGCGACAGAAGCGCCACGTCCAGAGGAAAGTGTCCTTCCTGTTTTGGCCAAGCAAGGACAAACTCAGGGCTGTATGCCAAGAGACTCCGGAGGGACGAGCGCTTGCTGATGTCCTCATGCGAGTGCAATCGCATCCCAACAGCCGCATCGACGAACTGTTGCCGGTAGCGTGGAAGCGTCTGCGCACGGCCGACACTTCCTGAACTTGCCTCGACGACTCTCGCTCCAAGTTCTTCAGCTGCACCGCTCGCGACTTTCGCCGAGCACGGCACCCGTCCGCCTTCAAGCTGCTGCCATCACGTCGAACTCCGGACGGGTACCCCCACCTTGAAAGTCACATCATCCACCTAACTTAGATTAGCCTGCAAGCGAAATCTGTTATCCAGGCAATTCTGAGCCTG from Melittangium boletus DSM 14713 includes the following:
- a CDS encoding diaminopimelate decarboxylase family protein → MAQAAGASRALHPERWDLTSAEGELSLRGTSLAGLADRWGSPLFVVDAHRLDENVRRFQQVPAGVEVFYSYKTNPVPAVLQRLSGLGVGAEVVSPYELWLALRLGVAPGRIIYNGPGKTPSAARTIVQNDLLLTNLNHREEIALVAQAAAQLGKRPTVGLRVATSDSWSGKFGVPIAGGQALAAYEEALSHSSLRVVGLHAHRGVAIEDAATLEGFLREVLEFCDTLHARLGLAVELLDLGGSLAVPTVLPLDGSTLPLDERVQRRLTIEHYLALLVGQVEDHFRRVGRPMPRLLLEPGRALTGNTQMLLCRVSSLNEAGAVPAHAILDAGESIAHILHREYHEIFHVERWGESSSETYTLDGPTCSPMDRLRTAIELPRLQLGDTLAVMDAGAYLVSFSNSFCFPQPGIVLLEQGHETLVRRAETYEDMVDRDAYAREVSR
- a CDS encoding fibrinogen-like YCDxxxxGGGW domain-containing protein, which gives rise to MNASKPLLFGVLLSCSAVPALAQNATPGTTPVTARENCQALQNAGVALSGTYWIQPAGSTPRTAYCDMETQGGGWTLVYNSLLGVNTTEFWNIPHGERFGRRGHPRIETLFYDGSLYPYGRMYLDVIEDLRGKSVVALLAEASGIDPYSMRFISPRYISGNPYIYGGQFAGGWAAPDFDGDLWPGGSCATNYGYVTQHYAACWGYSLGSDGDANIYDGGVGPHLDSTSASSIGLFSDGSQFTRVRRISRFVKW
- a CDS encoding alpha/beta fold hydrolase — its product is MRQSLRQTPAIPRDVYELWLLRIWSSHLHRDDFGMKDDFFALGGDRATAEAVRAEIEARFDTPLSMETFLEAPTIERIGCHLRAHSRRLNEEPVVELQPHGAKRPFFYLPGGEGTTLNSYAFARRMAPDQPVYGLQSRGLYGDRPPFSRIEDMASDHLESLRTVQPRGPYLLGGHCAGGSVALEMALQLQRRGEQVAVLAVCDAWSPALVRLRMSNETFLDDLVEFYAIIAAGFRHWFNADLQLKSDELRALEPRQRIAHFMRLARAHGAYAPDEPDERIERILAVFRACSQSDYAPAERFQGPLTFLRAIDSKFCETLTEGWEDVSTQPLRLRRVPGNHVSMLTEPHAEAVAHEIRAAIAEAGVS
- a CDS encoding alpha/beta fold hydrolase; its protein translation is MSPPFVPPRDFYELRLWELWSGILRRNDFGAKDDFFALGGDRGTAESVRAAISHRFDVPLTLEAFLEEPTIERIGCRLRARSRKLNEESIVPLQPHGAKRPLFFLPGGEGSMFNYHALARRMGPDQPLYGLQSRGLCGAPPPFHRIEDMAADHLESLRTVQPRGPYLLGGHCAGSMVALEMALQLRRRGEHVAMLVACDAWSPEFFRLRIPNETFMDEPPEFYAIIAANFRYWFGQELGLRSDDLRALEPRQQLERFMHLARSHGVYPPDEPDERIERVLAVFRAVSYGDYKPAERFQGPLTFLRGRDSKFCETLTEGWEDVSTQPLRLRVVPGNHVSLLTEPHVEVVANEIRAAIAESGVS
- a CDS encoding polymer-forming cytoskeletal protein, producing MDVVVRAGATVKAVMVIRGSVTVESGARVEGNVVALKGDVHVADGAILKGRASALSGRVHAASGARILGEKPELFTRVHEEDVLRALWGHILSDKDPGYCEPRIIGD